One genomic region from Rhabdothermincola sediminis encodes:
- a CDS encoding phosphoribosyltransferase family protein, translating to MRFTDRTEAGRKLAAVLEPRFRGTDAVVLGLPRGGVPVAFEVARALDAPLDVIVVRKLGVPFQPELAMGAIGEDGVRVINDDVVRLAKVSHAEIAATEAAERAELERRAERFRSGRARVPVEGRTVIIVDDGIATGSTAKAACQVARAHGATRVVVATPVAPPDCQARFAGDADEVICLHQPKEFWAVGQFYVDFTQTSDEEVADLLAAAAAHSGAATAPGDPATVPGNHPGVDEEVAVPVGGVELGGHLCLPPGAAGLVVFVHGSGSSRHSPRNRYVAQVLNGGGLGTLLFDLLTPAEEADRTNVFDIDLLAQRLGSVTAWVSAQPQARGLPIGYFGASTGAAAALWAAAEPDSRVAAIVSRGGRPDLALSRLAEVRAPTLLIVGSRDDVVLELNRRAQSHLRCENRLEVVPGATHLFEEPGTLDQAAALARDWFTSHLATAAPGGTVNR from the coding sequence ATGCGCTTCACCGACCGCACCGAGGCGGGCCGGAAGCTCGCCGCCGTGCTCGAACCTCGATTCCGGGGCACCGACGCCGTCGTGCTCGGGCTGCCTCGCGGGGGCGTGCCGGTCGCGTTCGAAGTGGCGCGTGCTCTGGATGCGCCCCTGGACGTGATCGTGGTTCGCAAGCTCGGCGTCCCGTTCCAGCCGGAGCTGGCGATGGGGGCCATCGGCGAAGACGGGGTGCGGGTGATCAACGACGACGTGGTACGGCTGGCGAAAGTCAGCCACGCCGAGATCGCAGCCACCGAGGCGGCCGAGCGGGCCGAGTTGGAGCGCCGTGCCGAACGGTTCCGCTCCGGTCGGGCCCGGGTGCCGGTGGAGGGCAGGACCGTCATCATCGTCGACGACGGCATCGCCACCGGTTCCACCGCCAAGGCCGCATGCCAGGTGGCCAGAGCCCACGGCGCGACCCGGGTCGTCGTCGCCACCCCGGTCGCGCCTCCCGACTGTCAGGCCAGGTTCGCCGGTGATGCCGATGAGGTGATCTGCCTCCACCAGCCGAAGGAGTTCTGGGCGGTCGGCCAGTTCTACGTGGACTTCACCCAGACGTCCGACGAGGAGGTCGCCGACCTGCTCGCGGCGGCTGCAGCCCATAGCGGTGCCGCGACCGCGCCGGGCGACCCGGCCACCGTGCCGGGCAACCATCCGGGTGTCGACGAGGAGGTGGCGGTGCCCGTCGGCGGGGTCGAGCTCGGTGGCCACCTCTGCCTCCCCCCGGGGGCCGCCGGTCTCGTGGTGTTCGTTCACGGCAGCGGCAGCAGTCGCCACAGTCCCCGGAACCGGTACGTGGCGCAGGTGCTCAACGGGGGCGGCCTCGGCACCTTGCTGTTCGACCTGCTCACGCCAGCCGAGGAGGCGGACCGGACCAACGTCTTCGACATCGACCTGCTCGCGCAGCGCCTGGGCTCCGTGACCGCATGGGTGAGTGCGCAGCCGCAGGCGCGGGGCCTTCCCATCGGGTACTTCGGGGCGAGCACCGGTGCCGCGGCCGCGCTCTGGGCTGCCGCCGAGCCGGACAGCCGGGTCGCGGCGATCGTCTCGCGCGGGGGCCGACCCGACCTGGCGCTCTCGCGTCTGGCCGAGGTCCGGGCGCCGACCCTGCTCATCGTGGGAAGCCGCGACGACGTCGTGCTCGAGTTGAATCGCCGCGCCCAGAGCCATCTCCGGTGCGAGAACCGCCTCGAGGTGGTGCCTGGGGCGACGCACCTGTTCGAAGAGCCCGGAACGCTCGACCAGGCGGCGGCCCTGGCCAGGGACTGGTTCACCAGCCACCTCGCCACCGCCGCCCCGGGCGGGACGGTCAACCGGTGA
- a CDS encoding DUF1918 domain-containing protein, whose product MRAQVGDKLVIRGHKVGEHERVGRIVEVRGSDGGAPWLVEWDDAEGQHLFWPGSDAEVVHPRPAQEGGPL is encoded by the coding sequence ATGAGGGCACAGGTCGGGGACAAGCTGGTGATCCGGGGGCACAAGGTGGGTGAGCACGAGCGGGTCGGCCGGATCGTCGAGGTTCGGGGCAGCGATGGGGGAGCGCCGTGGCTGGTCGAGTGGGACGACGCGGAGGGCCAGCACCTCTTCTGGCCGGGCAGCGATGCGGAGGTCGTGCACCCTCGCCCGGCTCAGGAAGGGGGACCCCTCTAG
- a CDS encoding PP2C family protein-serine/threonine phosphatase: MTPVLGRHRSGSTVARYRSASGEAGPGGDWYDVISSRRGPVLVVGDIVGHDASAAAAMWEMRARLRSALWDGKPPWSALAQLNTSMVRGGVFGTCCCVQISGNWATIVSAGHLPPIVMTGTRATALRVPVGIPMGVEEVTTYAAAALPVRQGALVALYTDGLIERRGESITDGIDRLARTLARGPHELDELADFLFADLAPEERSGTESDDTTLLLHRVEPVSAPHQTPLDLTLVD; this comes from the coding sequence GTGACGCCAGTGTTGGGGCGACATCGCAGCGGCAGCACCGTGGCGCGCTACCGGAGCGCCTCGGGCGAGGCCGGCCCGGGGGGTGACTGGTACGACGTGATCTCCTCGCGTCGCGGTCCGGTGCTCGTCGTCGGCGACATCGTCGGCCACGACGCCTCGGCCGCCGCGGCCATGTGGGAGATGCGGGCCAGGTTGCGCAGTGCGCTCTGGGACGGGAAGCCCCCGTGGAGCGCCCTGGCGCAGCTGAACACCTCCATGGTGCGCGGCGGCGTCTTCGGCACGTGCTGCTGCGTGCAGATCAGCGGGAACTGGGCCACGATCGTCTCGGCCGGCCACCTCCCCCCGATCGTCATGACCGGTACCCGCGCCACCGCGCTCAGGGTCCCGGTGGGCATCCCCATGGGCGTCGAGGAGGTCACCACGTACGCCGCAGCTGCGCTGCCGGTCCGGCAGGGCGCGCTCGTGGCCCTCTACACCGATGGTCTCATCGAGCGTCGTGGGGAGTCGATCACCGACGGCATCGATCGGTTGGCTCGCACGCTCGCTCGTGGCCCGCACGAGCTCGATGAGCTCGCCGACTTCCTCTTCGCGGACCTGGCGCCCGAGGAGCGATCGGGAACCGAGTCCGACGACACGACCTTGCTGCTGCACCGGGTAGAACCCGTCTCCGCGCCCCACCAGACACCCCTCGACCTGACCCTCGTGGACTGA
- a CDS encoding response regulator transcription factor — MAETSTSGWGTDAMAFFGGRSPKPRISVLVVADRPVPRQGVRDALWHQGVEVVAMVAEEDAASRVGVVEPHVIVIDLAGHPSATQEVCRRIRKVSQVPIIVTSTVAETRAVVDTLDAGADDYLVKPVSVVELTARIRAVLRRAGAGRTPAVLRVGGLEIRMDEGVVLLEGRPVALTRTELRLLGELGANPGRVLSRQQLLERVWGHGYLGESRLIDTQIRRLRAKIEADPSRPRRIVTVRGLGYKLVAENPG; from the coding sequence ATGGCAGAGACGTCCACGTCGGGCTGGGGGACCGACGCCATGGCCTTCTTCGGTGGACGGTCGCCGAAGCCGAGGATCTCGGTGCTGGTCGTCGCCGACCGCCCGGTGCCCAGGCAGGGGGTCCGCGACGCGTTGTGGCACCAGGGGGTGGAGGTGGTGGCGATGGTGGCAGAAGAGGATGCCGCCAGCAGGGTGGGGGTCGTGGAGCCCCACGTCATCGTCATCGATCTGGCCGGGCACCCGAGCGCGACGCAGGAGGTGTGCAGGCGGATCCGGAAGGTGAGCCAGGTGCCGATCATCGTGACCTCGACCGTCGCCGAGACCCGGGCGGTGGTGGACACCCTAGACGCCGGCGCTGACGACTACCTGGTCAAGCCGGTGAGCGTCGTCGAGCTCACCGCCCGCATCCGGGCTGTCCTCCGGCGGGCGGGTGCAGGGCGGACGCCCGCCGTGCTGCGGGTCGGAGGATTGGAGATCCGCATGGACGAGGGAGTCGTGTTGCTCGAGGGCCGCCCGGTCGCGCTCACCCGGACCGAGCTCCGCCTGCTCGGTGAGCTGGGAGCGAACCCCGGCCGGGTACTCAGCCGCCAGCAGCTCCTCGAGCGGGTCTGGGGCCACGGGTACCTGGGCGAGAGCCGGCTCATCGACACCCAGATCCGCCGGTTGCGGGCCAAGATCGAAGCCGACCCGTCACGGCCCCGGCGCATCGTGACCGTCCGAGGTCTGGGCTACAAGCTGGTGGCGGAGAACCCCGGATGA
- a CDS encoding archease, whose translation MPHTADLIIEAWAPTKGQCLEHAVLALVESFVEPEPGTEPDAVVAIPFTIDARTDEDQVVALLEEVIYVVETKEVVPLGVQLTVDAEGVAGTFDTVPAESVELIGAVPKGVSRHGLEFRLRDRDGWWCRALVDV comes from the coding sequence GTGCCCCACACGGCTGATCTCATCATCGAGGCCTGGGCCCCCACGAAAGGGCAGTGCCTGGAGCACGCGGTGCTCGCGCTGGTGGAGTCGTTCGTCGAACCGGAACCGGGTACCGAGCCCGATGCCGTGGTGGCGATCCCGTTCACGATCGATGCTCGCACCGACGAGGACCAGGTGGTGGCGCTGCTCGAGGAGGTCATCTACGTAGTCGAGACCAAGGAGGTGGTGCCACTCGGTGTCCAGCTCACCGTGGACGCCGAGGGGGTGGCGGGCACCTTCGACACCGTGCCCGCCGAGTCGGTCGAGCTGATCGGGGCGGTGCCCAAAGGCGTCTCCCGCCACGGGCTGGAGTTCCGCCTCCGTGACCGGGACGGATGGTGGTGCCGGGCCCTGGTCGACGTGTAG
- a CDS encoding RtcB family protein: MRVPGVVFASEALLAVAGDDRSLEQVANVATLPGIVEASYAMPDVHWGYGFPIGGVAATDIDAGGVVSPGGVGFDISCGVRLLVSPLTVGELAPKMPQLMDELSRRIPRGLGRGAVWHLVGARELDRILERGAEYAVASGYGTPEDLEWCEDHGTLEGAAVAGVSERALERGLQQVGSLGSGNHFLEVQVVDELFDATTGSAFGLEQGRVVVMIHCGSRGLGHQICSDHVKAMRPAMDRYGIEIPDPQLACAPVRSPEGVAYLGAMAAAANYGRANRQLLTHACRQVFGLVAGTERLELLYDVSHNLAKIETHEIDGVPRRLCVHRKGATRALPPGHEALPAGLRQVGQPVLIPGSMGTVSYVLVGSETGGAFHSAAHGAGRVMSRHAAARQTRADRLRQDLEARGVAVRAASSRGLVEEAPAAYKDVDEVARVCEEAGLARRVARLRPIGVVKG, translated from the coding sequence ATGCGAGTTCCCGGCGTCGTGTTCGCCTCCGAGGCGCTGCTGGCGGTGGCCGGTGACGACCGGTCGCTCGAGCAGGTCGCGAACGTGGCCACCCTTCCCGGCATCGTCGAGGCTTCCTACGCCATGCCCGACGTGCACTGGGGGTACGGCTTCCCCATCGGTGGCGTGGCCGCCACCGACATCGATGCCGGCGGCGTGGTCTCCCCGGGCGGCGTGGGCTTCGACATCTCCTGCGGTGTCCGCCTCCTCGTCTCGCCCCTGACGGTCGGCGAGCTGGCACCGAAGATGCCGCAGCTGATGGACGAGCTGTCCCGGCGCATCCCGCGCGGGCTGGGGCGGGGCGCGGTCTGGCATCTGGTCGGCGCCCGGGAGCTGGACCGGATCCTCGAACGGGGCGCCGAGTACGCGGTGGCGAGCGGGTACGGCACACCCGAGGACCTCGAATGGTGCGAAGACCACGGCACGCTGGAAGGGGCGGCGGTCGCCGGTGTGAGCGAGCGAGCCCTCGAGCGGGGGCTCCAGCAGGTCGGCAGTCTGGGATCGGGTAACCACTTCCTCGAGGTCCAGGTGGTCGACGAGCTCTTCGATGCGACGACCGGATCGGCGTTCGGCCTGGAACAGGGCCGTGTCGTGGTGATGATCCACTGCGGAAGCCGGGGCCTCGGTCACCAGATCTGCTCGGACCACGTGAAGGCGATGCGACCGGCGATGGATCGCTACGGGATCGAGATCCCCGATCCCCAGCTCGCATGCGCGCCCGTCCGCTCGCCGGAGGGAGTGGCGTACCTGGGGGCGATGGCGGCCGCGGCGAACTACGGCCGCGCCAACCGCCAACTCCTCACGCATGCCTGCCGTCAGGTGTTCGGCCTGGTCGCCGGCACGGAGCGCCTCGAGCTCCTCTACGACGTCTCGCACAACCTGGCCAAGATCGAGACCCACGAGATCGATGGCGTGCCCCGGCGTCTGTGCGTCCACAGGAAGGGCGCGACCCGGGCGTTACCTCCCGGCCATGAGGCACTACCCGCGGGTCTCCGCCAGGTCGGCCAACCCGTCTTGATCCCGGGTTCGATGGGTACCGTCTCCTACGTGCTGGTCGGCTCGGAGACCGGTGGAGCGTTCCACTCCGCTGCCCATGGCGCGGGGCGGGTCATGAGCCGGCATGCCGCGGCCCGCCAGACCCGCGCCGACCGCCTCCGGCAGGACCTCGAAGCCAGGGGGGTGGCGGTCCGGGCCGCGTCCAGCCGGGGGCTCGTCGAGGAAGCGCCGGCGGCCTACAAAGACGTCGACGAGGTCGCCCGGGTCTGTGAAGAAGCGGGGCTCGCACGGCGGGTCGCGCGCCTACGCCCGATCGGCGTGGTCAAGGGCTGA
- the fbp gene encoding fructose-1,6-bisphosphate aldolase/phosphatase yields the protein MTTLSIIKADTGGFVGHSAVHPEMVEVAASAIDGARGDLLLDGQVATCGDDLALVMLHARPADDPAVHEFAWEVFTQTTAVATRLGLYGAGQDLLSEAFSGNLRGMGPGYAELEFEERPSEPVICFFADKTEPGAWNLPLFKMFADPFNSAGLVIDAKMHEGFLFEVYDLYEDKRLTFDCPAEMYDLLMFIGAPARYVVHRVISKSLRETAAATSTQRLSLIAGKYVGKDDPVMIVRCQSGLPAVGEVLEPFAFAYGVAGCMRGSHHAPLMPVAASDAHPSRFDGPPRVVALGYQVHGGRLVGPRDLFDDPAFDRARVQANDMMDWFRRHGPFEPHRLPLDELEYTTMAALEKRLADRWQPILSPTADQRVMRR from the coding sequence ATGACCACGCTCAGCATCATCAAGGCGGACACGGGCGGGTTCGTCGGCCACTCGGCCGTCCACCCCGAGATGGTGGAGGTGGCGGCGAGCGCGATCGACGGGGCCCGCGGCGACCTCCTGCTCGACGGTCAGGTCGCCACCTGCGGCGACGATCTGGCGCTGGTCATGCTGCACGCCCGTCCCGCCGACGATCCCGCGGTGCACGAGTTCGCGTGGGAGGTCTTCACACAGACCACGGCGGTGGCCACCCGCCTCGGCCTCTACGGGGCGGGGCAGGACCTGCTCTCGGAGGCCTTCAGCGGCAACCTCCGGGGCATGGGACCGGGCTACGCGGAGCTCGAGTTCGAGGAGCGGCCGAGCGAACCGGTGATCTGCTTCTTCGCCGACAAGACCGAGCCCGGTGCGTGGAACCTCCCGCTGTTCAAGATGTTCGCCGACCCGTTCAACTCTGCCGGGCTGGTCATCGACGCCAAGATGCACGAGGGCTTCCTGTTCGAGGTGTACGACCTGTACGAGGACAAGCGGCTCACCTTCGACTGCCCGGCGGAGATGTACGACCTGCTCATGTTCATCGGCGCCCCTGCCCGCTACGTCGTTCACCGGGTGATCTCGAAGTCCCTCAGAGAGACCGCCGCCGCGACCAGCACCCAACGGCTGTCGCTCATCGCAGGCAAGTACGTGGGCAAGGACGACCCGGTCATGATCGTGCGCTGCCAGTCGGGCCTCCCCGCGGTCGGCGAGGTGCTCGAGCCGTTCGCGTTCGCGTACGGGGTGGCCGGCTGCATGCGCGGCTCGCACCACGCACCGCTGATGCCGGTCGCAGCCAGCGACGCGCACCCCTCACGCTTCGACGGACCCCCACGGGTGGTGGCGCTCGGCTACCAGGTCCATGGCGGCCGTCTCGTGGGCCCGCGGGACCTCTTCGACGACCCCGCCTTCGATCGGGCACGGGTACAGGCGAACGACATGATGGACTGGTTCCGCCGGCACGGCCCCTTCGAGCCCCATCGCCTGCCGCTCGACGAGCTCGAGTACACGACGATGGCCGCGCTGGAGAAGCGCCTCGCCGATCGTTGGCAACCGATCCTCTCGCCGACAGCCGACCAACGAGTGATGCGGCGCTGA
- a CDS encoding MBL fold metallo-hydrolase RNA specificity domain-containing protein, translated as MAAPRLRFLGGAGTVTGSRFLVETEPGRVLVDCGLFQGLKRLRLLNWAPFAADPASIDAVAITHAHVDHLGYLPALVRDGFRGPILATPATIELAGIVLRDAARLQEEEASYANRKGFSKHHPAQPLYTSDDAEQALSRFTPLEFHTLASAGPGATVRMRPAGHILGSATVTLSLTDRDRTILFSGDLGRDSHPLLRGPAPREATDVVVVESTYGDRRHDDQQVSLDRMARVITRTAERGGTVIIPAFAVDRTEVVLLVLRRLLAEGRIPRLPVYADSPMALAVLDVYRKAVAAEDPQLRPGFGDGDPFDAGDLHEAHTPEESIALNELTYPSIIISASGMATGGRVLHHLARCLPDPRNAVILVGFQAAGTRGERLAAGAPAIKMLGRYVPVRAKVLVVDAFSVHADADELVTWLTAAPPPETAYVVHGEPRASATLADRLAGDHGWTAVAPRQLEWVRLD; from the coding sequence ATGGCCGCTCCCCGACTCCGCTTCCTCGGCGGAGCAGGAACCGTCACCGGCAGCCGCTTCCTGGTCGAGACCGAGCCCGGGCGGGTGCTGGTCGACTGCGGGCTCTTCCAGGGCCTGAAGCGGCTCCGACTCCTGAACTGGGCGCCCTTCGCCGCCGACCCGGCGAGCATCGACGCGGTGGCGATCACCCACGCCCATGTCGACCACCTCGGCTACCTCCCGGCACTGGTGCGCGACGGCTTCCGGGGGCCGATCCTCGCCACCCCCGCGACGATCGAGCTCGCCGGCATCGTCCTTCGCGACGCGGCTCGCCTGCAGGAGGAGGAGGCCTCCTACGCCAACCGAAAGGGCTTCTCCAAGCACCATCCTGCCCAGCCGCTGTACACCAGCGACGACGCGGAGCAGGCCCTGTCCCGCTTCACCCCCCTCGAGTTCCACACCCTCGCTTCTGCCGGTCCCGGTGCCACGGTGCGGATGCGACCCGCCGGCCACATCCTCGGCTCGGCCACGGTCACGCTCAGCCTCACCGACCGCGACCGCACGATCCTCTTCAGCGGTGACCTCGGACGGGACTCCCACCCGCTCCTGCGTGGCCCCGCGCCCCGGGAGGCGACCGATGTCGTCGTGGTCGAGTCGACCTACGGCGACCGCCGGCACGACGACCAGCAGGTGAGCCTGGACCGGATGGCCCGGGTGATCACCCGGACCGCCGAGCGAGGGGGCACGGTGATCATCCCGGCGTTCGCGGTCGACCGCACGGAGGTCGTGCTGTTGGTGCTGCGACGCCTCCTGGCCGAGGGCCGCATCCCCCGGTTGCCGGTCTACGCCGACAGCCCGATGGCCCTCGCCGTCCTGGACGTGTACCGCAAGGCCGTCGCGGCGGAGGACCCCCAGCTCCGGCCCGGGTTCGGCGACGGTGATCCCTTCGACGCCGGCGACCTGCACGAGGCCCACACCCCGGAGGAGTCCATCGCCCTGAACGAGCTGACCTACCCCTCGATCATCATCTCCGCCTCGGGCATGGCCACCGGTGGGCGGGTGCTGCACCACTTGGCGAGGTGCCTGCCCGATCCACGGAACGCGGTGATCCTCGTCGGCTTCCAGGCCGCGGGCACCCGAGGCGAGCGGCTCGCCGCCGGCGCGCCCGCGATCAAGATGCTGGGGCGCTACGTGCCGGTGCGCGCAAAGGTGCTCGTCGTCGACGCGTTCTCCGTGCACGCGGACGCCGACGAGCTGGTGACCTGGCTCACCGCCGCGCCCCCGCCCGAGACGGCCTACGTCGTGCACGGGGAGCCCCGAGCGAGCGCCACGCTCGCCGACCGGCTGGCGGGCGACCACGGCTGGACCGCCGTCGCGCCGCGCCAGCTCGAGTGGGTCCGCCTCGACTGA
- a CDS encoding VOC family protein yields the protein MSSSSGSGPTSRDSSTPIWRGIHHLALVTTDMDATTRFWHGVLGARLVVTLATDAFRHYFFEVAPGSTVAFFEYRDQPVERYAKPAGVPFPQASQFDHLSLGLADEDALHRLRDRLEAHGCEVTDVIDHGIMRSIYFTDPNGIALEASWWTLDATGRPADHADPRFFSDPEPVPAVAEIARAGTVESTPRTELVSEITRDLYKPGATG from the coding sequence ATGAGCAGCTCCTCCGGCTCCGGCCCAACCTCCCGTGATTCCTCCACGCCCATCTGGCGTGGGATCCACCACCTCGCCCTGGTCACCACCGACATGGACGCCACCACCCGCTTCTGGCACGGTGTGCTGGGTGCGCGGCTCGTGGTGACCCTCGCGACCGATGCCTTCCGCCACTACTTCTTCGAGGTCGCCCCCGGGTCGACGGTGGCGTTCTTTGAGTACCGGGACCAGCCCGTGGAACGCTACGCCAAACCCGCGGGGGTGCCGTTCCCCCAGGCGTCGCAGTTCGACCACTTGTCCCTGGGGCTGGCCGACGAAGACGCCCTGCACCGTTTGCGCGACCGCCTCGAGGCCCACGGCTGCGAGGTGACCGACGTCATCGATCACGGCATCATGCGGTCGATCTACTTCACCGACCCCAACGGCATCGCGCTCGAAGCCTCCTGGTGGACCCTGGACGCCACCGGGCGCCCCGCGGACCACGCCGACCCCCGCTTCTTCTCCGACCCCGAGCCCGTCCCCGCCGTCGCGGAGATCGCCCGCGCCGGCACCGTCGAGTCCACCCCACGCACCGAGCTCGTCTCGGAGATCACCCGCGACCTCTACAAGCCGGGCGCCACCGGTTGA
- a CDS encoding GGDEF domain-containing protein — MADGAKPEEGDLSGLVAAVLVLYVERALGPDGVKQVMDRVGAELVLEVVENWEEWVEVEVVLAIAIAVAELCHEPDIGRRTGEELFRVLQERGLLLVPNHVPLAELIEAVVASVNTASDLRSANVIECGEHEAKVLVITTEKGRTRFFCRLLSGVYALIPSLRGMSGTVVETSCVNRGDEACLFQLRWRSRAFPGTELDPWHERVKRLQEWAWELAAESRDHAPVALEAAALLEEIQRQTLTDPLTGAGNRAALERRVQLEQDRRGCLDGLTLLFVDLDGFKAINDTWGHAVGDQLLVQLTARLKAAVRGTDLVVRLGGDEFVVLFPHIPRGEVVDRLVRKVLAVFEDPYLVGAELLSLSGSVGISRAPDHGASLPALLHHADHAMYRVKRARKGAEGLRS; from the coding sequence GTGGCGGATGGCGCGAAGCCAGAGGAAGGCGACCTCTCGGGCCTCGTCGCGGCGGTGCTGGTGCTCTACGTGGAGCGCGCGCTGGGCCCCGACGGCGTCAAGCAGGTGATGGATCGGGTCGGCGCCGAGCTGGTCCTGGAGGTGGTGGAGAACTGGGAGGAATGGGTCGAGGTAGAAGTGGTCTTGGCGATCGCCATCGCGGTGGCGGAGCTGTGCCACGAGCCCGACATCGGCCGACGGACGGGTGAGGAGCTGTTCCGGGTGCTCCAGGAGCGGGGGCTGCTCCTGGTGCCCAACCACGTGCCGCTGGCCGAGCTCATCGAGGCCGTGGTGGCCAGCGTGAACACCGCCAGTGACCTGCGGTCGGCCAACGTGATCGAGTGCGGTGAGCACGAGGCGAAGGTGCTGGTGATCACGACGGAGAAGGGCCGGACACGGTTCTTCTGCCGCCTGCTCAGCGGGGTCTACGCCCTGATCCCGAGCCTGCGGGGGATGTCGGGCACCGTGGTCGAGACCAGCTGCGTGAACCGTGGCGACGAGGCTTGTCTCTTCCAGCTGCGCTGGCGGTCGCGAGCGTTCCCGGGTACCGAGCTCGATCCCTGGCACGAGCGGGTCAAGCGCCTGCAGGAATGGGCCTGGGAGCTGGCGGCGGAGAGCCGGGATCACGCCCCGGTGGCGCTGGAGGCCGCGGCACTCCTGGAGGAGATCCAGCGCCAGACCCTCACTGATCCCCTCACGGGTGCGGGCAACCGGGCGGCGTTGGAGCGCCGGGTGCAGCTCGAGCAGGACCGCCGGGGGTGTCTCGACGGGCTCACCTTGCTGTTCGTCGACCTCGACGGGTTCAAGGCCATCAACGACACCTGGGGCCACGCAGTCGGCGACCAGCTGCTCGTGCAGCTCACCGCCCGGCTCAAGGCGGCGGTGCGGGGCACGGACCTGGTCGTGCGGCTCGGTGGCGACGAGTTCGTCGTGCTGTTCCCGCACATCCCCCGCGGCGAGGTCGTCGATCGGCTGGTGCGCAAGGTCTTGGCGGTGTTCGAGGACCCGTACCTCGTCGGGGCCGAGCTGCTGTCGCTGAGCGGCAGCGTGGGCATCTCACGGGCTCCCGATCACGGGGCCTCGCTGCCGGCGTTGCTGCATCACGCGGACCACGCGATGTACCGGGTCAAGCGGGCACGCAAGGGCGCGGAGGGCCTCCGGAGCTGA